In Pannonibacter sp. XCT-53, the sequence GTCGGCGCTGCACCCGGCCAGATCGTGGCGGGCGACAGCACCTCGATCAACCTGTTCAAGGTTCTCGCGGCCGCGCTGGCGCTGCGTCCGGAGCGCAAGGTGATCCTGTCCGACACCGGCAACTTCCCGACCGACCTCTACATGGCCCAGGGCCTGCGCGACCTGCTCGGCCAGGGACACGAGCTGCGCCTCGTGGCGCCCGAAGAGGTGGCGGATGCCATCGACGAGAGCATCGCGGTGACGATGATCACGCAGGTCGACTACCGCACCGGCCGCCGCCACGACATGAAGGACCTGACCGCCCGCGCTCACGCCGCCGGGGCGATCGCGATCTGGGATCTCGCCCATTCCGCCGGCGCCTTCCAGGTGGAGCTCGACGCCTGCCAGGCCGATTTTGCCATCGGTTGCGGCTACAAGTATCTCAACGGCGGCCCCGGTGCCCCGGCCTTCGTCTATGTCGCGGAACGCCACCACGCGACGGCGGTGCAGCCGCTCGCCGGCTGGCACGGGCATGATGCGCCGTTTGCCTTCGATCTCGACTATCGCCCGGCCCATGGCGTCGACCAGATGAAGGTCGGCACGCCGCCGGTCCTGTCGATGGCAGCCCTCGAAGCGGCGCTCGAGGTCTTCGACGATGTGGACATGACGGCGCTCAGGGCGAAGTCCGTGTCGCTGTGCGAGCTGTTCATCCGCGAAGTGGAGAGCC encodes:
- the kynU gene encoding kynureninase — translated: MTTHITSHPLDAGDPLAAKRAAFDLPAGVIYLDGNSLGALPAHVPARVEEVVRTQWGTSLIRAWNTHGWVEMQRRIGDRIGRLVGAAPGQIVAGDSTSINLFKVLAAALALRPERKVILSDTGNFPTDLYMAQGLRDLLGQGHELRLVAPEEVADAIDESIAVTMITQVDYRTGRRHDMKDLTARAHAAGAIAIWDLAHSAGAFQVELDACQADFAIGCGYKYLNGGPGAPAFVYVAERHHATAVQPLAGWHGHDAPFAFDLDYRPAHGVDQMKVGTPPVLSMAALEAALEVFDDVDMTALRAKSVSLCELFIREVESRCEGLVLASPRNADQRGSQVSFRFPEGYALMQALIARGVIGDFRAPDIVRFGFTPLYVSHADVIAAVDILADILATRAWDRPEYKTRAKVT